In one window of Chryseobacterium viscerum DNA:
- the metG gene encoding methionine--tRNA ligase: MSNRKMITAALPYANGPVHIGHLAGVYIPADVYARFQRRLGKDVAFICGSDEHGIPITIRAKKEGVTPQDIVDKYHGIIKKSFADLGISFDEYSRTTSKNHYETSQDFFKVLYEKGKFTEEISEQYFDEQAGEFLADRYIVGTCPNCGNENAYGDQCEKCGSTLSPSELINPKSMLSGNVPILKETKNWYLPLNEYEDFLNEWIIEGHKDDWKPNVYGQVKSWLNDGLKPRAMTRDLNWGVPVPLPNAEGKVLYVWFDAPIGYISFTKEWAEKNGKDWKDYWQSPDSDLVHFIGKDNIVFHCIIFPSMMKAHGDYIMPKNVPAFEFLNLENDKISTSRNWAVWAHEYVEDFPGQQDVLRYALLSSAPETKDNNFTWKDFQTKNNSELVGIFGNFINRVAVLIHKYYDGVVPQGDVNSPELQEISKSAKEISGFLENYEFRNSLTALMNLARFGNQYLQTEEPWKTIKDNPEKAAQSLFVGAQIAVALAQLCEPFMPFSSEKLLNMFNVEKKDWSSIENQSVLIETGRKINESSLLFSKIEDDVIEAQIQKLENTKQNNKKTNPNANPMKEEITFDDFTKIDLRTATILEAEKVEKADKLLKLTVDTGVDVRTVVSGIAESFTPEEVIGKQVMILLNLAPRKIRGIESQGMLLLTTKPDGKLSFVTPDDSNVENGIEIG, from the coding sequence ATGTCAAACAGAAAGATGATTACGGCAGCTTTGCCTTATGCAAACGGGCCGGTTCATATAGGACATTTGGCAGGTGTTTATATTCCTGCGGATGTTTACGCAAGATTTCAGAGAAGATTAGGAAAAGATGTAGCGTTTATCTGTGGTTCGGATGAGCACGGAATTCCTATTACCATAAGAGCTAAAAAAGAAGGAGTAACTCCTCAGGATATCGTTGACAAATATCACGGGATCATTAAAAAATCTTTTGCTGATCTGGGAATTTCATTTGATGAATATTCAAGAACAACGTCTAAAAACCATTACGAAACCAGCCAGGATTTCTTCAAGGTTTTATACGAGAAAGGAAAATTTACAGAAGAAATTTCTGAACAGTATTTTGATGAGCAGGCAGGAGAATTCCTTGCTGACCGTTATATTGTAGGAACATGTCCTAACTGTGGAAACGAAAATGCTTATGGAGACCAGTGTGAAAAATGTGGTTCTACCCTTTCTCCTTCTGAGCTGATCAATCCGAAATCAATGCTTAGCGGAAATGTTCCTATCCTTAAAGAAACAAAAAACTGGTATCTGCCATTAAACGAATACGAAGACTTTTTAAACGAGTGGATCATTGAGGGCCATAAAGATGACTGGAAACCTAATGTATACGGACAGGTAAAATCATGGTTAAATGACGGCCTTAAGCCTCGTGCGATGACCAGAGACCTTAACTGGGGTGTTCCGGTTCCACTTCCAAATGCGGAAGGGAAAGTATTATACGTATGGTTTGATGCTCCTATCGGCTATATTTCTTTCACCAAAGAATGGGCAGAGAAAAACGGAAAAGACTGGAAAGACTACTGGCAGAGTCCAGACAGTGATCTGGTACATTTTATCGGAAAGGATAATATTGTATTCCACTGTATTATTTTCCCTTCGATGATGAAAGCGCACGGAGATTATATTATGCCTAAAAATGTTCCTGCTTTTGAATTCCTGAACCTTGAGAACGATAAGATCTCAACATCAAGAAACTGGGCAGTATGGGCTCATGAATATGTGGAAGACTTCCCTGGACAGCAGGATGTTTTAAGATATGCTCTTCTTTCATCTGCTCCGGAAACAAAGGATAACAACTTTACATGGAAGGATTTCCAGACTAAGAATAATTCTGAGTTGGTAGGTATCTTCGGAAACTTCATCAACAGAGTTGCCGTTCTTATCCATAAATATTATGATGGTGTTGTTCCACAAGGAGATGTAAACAGTCCTGAACTGCAGGAAATAAGTAAATCTGCAAAAGAAATCTCAGGATTCCTTGAAAATTATGAGTTTAGAAATTCATTGACTGCATTAATGAATCTTGCCCGTTTTGGAAACCAGTACCTTCAGACAGAAGAACCTTGGAAAACCATTAAAGATAACCCGGAAAAAGCAGCTCAATCTTTATTCGTTGGAGCACAAATTGCTGTTGCTTTAGCTCAGTTATGTGAACCTTTCATGCCTTTCAGCTCTGAAAAACTATTGAACATGTTCAATGTTGAAAAGAAAGACTGGAGTTCTATTGAGAATCAATCAGTATTAATCGAAACAGGCCGTAAAATCAACGAATCATCTCTTCTTTTCTCAAAAATTGAAGATGATGTCATTGAAGCTCAGATCCAAAAGCTTGAAAACACAAAACAAAACAATAAAAAAACAAATCCTAACGCAAACCCTATGAAAGAAGAGATCACATTTGATGACTTTACTAAAATAGACCTTAGAACAGCAACCATTTTAGAAGCTGAAAAAGTAGAAAAAGCAGATAAATTATTAAAACTTACTGTAGATACAGGAGTAGATGTAAGAACTGTTGTTTCCGGGATTGCAGAAAGTTTCACTCCTGAAGAAGTAATCGGGAAGCAAGTAATGATCCTTCTGAACCTTGCTCCAAGAAAAATCAGAGGAATTGAATCTCAGGGAATGTTATTATTAACAACAAAACCAGACGGAAAATTATCTTTCGTAACACCGGACGACAGCAATGTTGAGAACGGTATTGAAATCGGATAA
- a CDS encoding class I SAM-dependent methyltransferase codes for MKDLMGRAIWDYYHNDNPEDLQTETSISELDELPVDYLFRDFEDMNDIEQKALQLSEGKILDIGAGAGSHSLYLQNERNLEVTALDISPKSIEVCKLRGIEKAVCENMLDFSGETFDTILLLMNGTGVFESLAKIDTYLQKLQTLLNDGGQVLIDSTDILYMFDRDKDGGVYIPAGGYYGELEYVVHYKGESEEPITWLYLDFNTLKNAAKNNGFKIERVLKDEDSYLAKLTKK; via the coding sequence ATGAAAGATTTAATGGGCAGAGCGATCTGGGATTATTACCATAATGACAATCCTGAAGATCTGCAGACTGAAACGTCAATTTCTGAGCTGGATGAACTTCCGGTGGATTATTTATTCAGAGATTTTGAAGACATGAATGATATTGAGCAGAAAGCACTGCAATTATCCGAAGGAAAAATTCTGGACATTGGAGCAGGTGCTGGTTCTCATTCTTTATATCTTCAAAATGAAAGAAACCTTGAGGTGACCGCATTGGATATTTCCCCAAAATCAATTGAGGTTTGCAAGCTGAGAGGCATTGAAAAAGCAGTTTGTGAAAATATGCTTGACTTTTCAGGAGAAACTTTTGATACCATTTTATTACTGATGAACGGTACCGGAGTTTTTGAAAGCCTTGCGAAAATTGATACCTACCTTCAGAAGCTGCAGACTTTACTGAACGATGGCGGACAGGTTCTGATTGACAGTACAGATATTCTTTATATGTTCGACCGTGATAAAGATGGCGGAGTATATATTCCGGCTGGTGGATATTACGGAGAACTGGAGTATGTAGTGCATTATAAAGGAGAATCTGAGGAACCGATTACCTGGCTGTATCTTGACTTCAATACCTTGAAGAATGCAGCCAAAAACAATGGCTTCAAAATAGAAAGAGTTTTGAAAGATGAGGATTCTTACTTAGCAAAACTGACTAAGAAATAA
- a CDS encoding siderophore-interacting protein, protein MAKISTGQIVAEVTRKEYITDHFIRVYLYSPEVQLFKNTMVGDNNKIAVPPAGLNEIHFPTLDENHQWVYPLKEVAPAIRTYTHRGIDLKKNELIIDFVDHGDGGPASKWVREAEAGSKLGVMMRLEGKELYPAADWYLLVGDATAIPVISAILETLPETARGTCIIEVHGKEDEQLLETKAQIDFKWLHNAQPQISSEISNAVKSIDLPETTKFGYVACEFSSVKEIRTYLRKEKNWTPQELYAYSYWKAGVAENESQADRHKEKDSME, encoded by the coding sequence TACTCACCAGAAGTTCAGTTGTTCAAAAATACGATGGTGGGAGACAATAATAAAATTGCCGTTCCTCCGGCAGGACTGAATGAGATTCATTTTCCGACATTGGACGAAAATCATCAGTGGGTGTATCCGTTAAAAGAAGTGGCTCCGGCCATCAGAACCTATACCCACAGAGGAATTGATCTGAAAAAAAATGAATTAATCATCGATTTTGTAGATCATGGAGACGGCGGTCCGGCTTCTAAATGGGTGAGAGAAGCTGAAGCAGGTTCAAAACTGGGAGTGATGATGCGTTTGGAAGGTAAGGAGTTGTACCCTGCTGCAGATTGGTATTTGTTGGTAGGAGATGCTACGGCCATTCCGGTGATCAGTGCTATTTTGGAAACGCTTCCTGAAACGGCAAGAGGTACATGCATTATTGAAGTTCATGGAAAAGAAGACGAGCAGCTGCTTGAAACGAAAGCCCAAATTGATTTTAAATGGTTACACAATGCGCAGCCTCAGATCAGCAGTGAAATTTCAAATGCTGTAAAAAGTATTGATCTTCCTGAGACTACAAAATTTGGCTATGTTGCATGTGAATTCTCAAGCGTGAAAGAAATCCGTACTTATCTGAGAAAAGAAAAAAACTGGACCCCTCAGGAATTATATGCTTATTCTTACTGGAAAGCAGGTGTAGCAGAAAATGAGTCGCAGGCAGATAGACATAAGGAGAAGGATTCGATGGAGTAG